A region of Argentina anserina chromosome 5, drPotAnse1.1, whole genome shotgun sequence DNA encodes the following proteins:
- the LOC126795000 gene encoding protein PAM71, chloroplastic, translating to MRSLTLSESVLGVHSPFPKPPSKPLCSSCYLQSFKFRSKKSCHQKIQNPSVVSPRYSSMWLANKYDEWLRRLTTDNLEGIELRRVIREPIDAIDDSVALDKAPVSIHLWKAILLSGLLTLQGSEPALALPDLASVLQSVPVLGDLGDISTGFASAFLLIFFSELGDKTFFIAALLAARNSAAVVFAGTFSALAAMTVISVGLGRTFHYVDEILPFRFGETDLPIDDIAAVLLLVYFGISTLRDAASSDGLKAEDEQREAEIAVSEFTGNGAGILAAASTVISTFALVFVAEWGDKSFFSTIALAAASSPLGVIAGALAGHGAATLLAVLGGSILGTFLSEKTIAYVGGVLFLVFAAVTVIEIVS from the exons ATGAGAAGCCTAACGCTCTCTGAGAGCGTGTTGGGTGTACATTCACCATTTCCTAAGCCACCCAGCAAGCCATTGTGTTCTTCTTGCTATTTGCAGTCCTTCAAATTTCGGTCTAAGAAGTCCTGTCATCAAAAGATTCAAAACCCAAGTGTTGTTTCACCCAG GTATTCAAGTATGTGGCTTGCAAACAAATATGACGAATGGCTCCGTCGCCTAACTACTGATAATTTAGAGGGCATT GAGCTCCGCAGGGTGATCAGAGAACCAATTGATGCCATTGATGATTCTGTTGCGTTAGATAAAGCACCTGTTTCCATTCATTTGTGGAAAGCTATACTGCTGTCTGGGTTGCTTACGCTCCAAGGCTCTGAGCCAGCACTTGCTCTTCCTGATCTTGCTAGTGTGTTGCAGTCAGTTCCGGTTCTGGGGGACCTTGGCGATATTAGCACAGGTTTTGCTTCA GCCTTCTTGCTGATTTTTTTCTCAGAACTAGGGGACAAGACCTTCTTTATTGCA GCTCTTTTAGCAGCTAGGAATTCTGCTGCTGTTGTTTTTGCTGGGACCTTCAGTGCACTTGC GGCAATGACAGTCATATCTGTTGGTCTTGGGAGAACTTTTCACTACGTTGATGAAATCCTACCATTCAG GTTTGGCGAGACTGATTTACCCATTGATGATATTGCTGCAGTTCTACTCTTG GTTTATTTTGGGATTTCAACCTTGCGAGATGCCGCCTCAAGTGATGGTTTGAAAGCAGAAGATGAACAGAGGGAG GCAGAGATAGCTGTTTCAGAATTTACAGGAAATGGTGCTGGAATACTAGCTGCTGCTAGCACAGTCATTAGCACTTTCGCTTTAGTTTTTGTTGCTGAATGGGGAGACAAATCATTTTTTTCTACAATAG CACTTGCTGCTGCgtcttcaccccttggagtcaTTGCAGGAGCACTAGCTGGTCACGGTGCTGCAACTTTG CTTGCTGTGCTGGGAGGTTCTATACTGGGAACATTTTTATCAGAGAAG ACTATTGCCTACGTCGGAGGTGTTCTTTTCCTCGTCTTTGCTGCTGTGACAGTAATAGAAATAGTAAGTTGA